From the Theobroma cacao cultivar B97-61/B2 chromosome 2, Criollo_cocoa_genome_V2, whole genome shotgun sequence genome, one window contains:
- the LOC18607645 gene encoding auxin-responsive protein SAUR21, with amino-acid sequence MGFRLPRIVNAKRSPKRALSSSETTVVPKGHFAVYIGEAEKKRFVVPISFLKHPSFQNLLSQAEEEYGFNHPMGALTIPCCEEAFLDLICGLQSS; translated from the coding sequence ATGGGTTTCCGGTTGCCAAGAATTGTTAATGCTAAGCGGAGTCCAAAACGGGCTCTTTCATCTTCAGAGACCACAGTGGTGCCCAAAGGCCACTTTGCTGTTTACATTGGAGAAGCTGAAAAGAAGAGATTTGTTGTCCCAATTTCATTCCTGAAACATCCATCCTTCCAAAATTTGTTGAGTCAAGCTGAAGAAGAGTACGGATTTAATCATCCTATGGGTGCTCTGACGATCCCCTGCTGCGAAGAAGCTTTTCTTGATCTCATTTGCGGTCTGCAAAGCTCATGA
- the LOC18607648 gene encoding auxin-responsive protein SAUR21, which translates to MGFRLLRIVSAKQGLKRTLSFAETTPVPKGHFTVYIGEAEKKRFVVPISLLKDPSFQNLLRQAEEEYGFNHPMGALTIPCSEEAFIDLTCSLQGS; encoded by the coding sequence ATGGGTTTCCGCTTGCTTAGAATTGTTAGTGCCAAGCAGGGTCTAAAACGGACTCTTTCATTTGCAGAGACCACGCCAGTTCCCAAAGGCCACTTTACTGTCTATATCGGAGAAgctgaaaagaaaagattcgTTGTCCCAATTTCACTCCTAAAGGATCCTTCCTTCCAGAATTTGTTGAGGCAAGCTGAAGAGGAGTATGGATTTAATCATCCTATGGGTGCTCTAACAATCCCCTGCAGCGAAGAAGCTTTCATTGATCTCACTTGTAGTCTGCAAGGCTCATGA
- the LOC18607650 gene encoding auxin-responsive protein SAUR21 yields the protein MGFRLPRIVNPKQSLKRTLSFSETTVVPKGHFAVYVGEVEKKRFVVPISFLKHHSFKNLLSEAEEEYGFNHPMGALTIPCSEEAFLDLIGSLQSS from the coding sequence ATGGGTTTCCGCTTGCCAAGAATTGTTAATCCTAAGCAGAGTCTAAAACGGACTCTTTCGTTTTCAGAAACCACAGTAGTGCCCAAAGGCCACTTTGCTGTTTATGTTGGAGAAGTTGAAAAGAAGAGATTTGTCGTCCCAATTTCATTTCTGAAGCATCATTCCTTCAAAAATTTGTTGAGTGAAGCCGAAGAAGAGTATGGATTTAATCATCCCATGGGAGCTCTGACGATCCCCTGCAGCGAAGAAGCTTTCCTTGATCTCATTGGCAGTCTGCAAAGCTCATGA
- the LOC18607651 gene encoding auxin-responsive protein SAUR21 gives MGFRLPRIVSAKQSLKRTLSLSETTPVPKGHFAVYVGEAEKKRFVVPISFLKDPSFQNLLSQAEEEYGFNHPRGALTIPCSEEAFIDLTCSLQSS, from the coding sequence ATGGGTTTCCGCTTGCCAAGAATTGTAAGTGCCAAGCAGAGTCTAAAACGGACCCTTTCACTTTCAGAGACCACACCAGTTCCCAAAGGCCACTTTGCTGTTTATGTCGGAGAAGCTGAAAAGAAGAGATTCGTTGTCCCAATTTCATTCCTAAAGGATCCTTCCTTCCAGAATTTGTTGAGTCAAGCTGAAGAAGAGTATGGATTTAATCATCCAAGAGGTGCTCTGACAATCCCCTGCAGCGAAGAAGCTTTCATTGATCTCACTTGTAGTCTGCAAAGCTCATGA
- the LOC18607643 gene encoding auxin-induced protein 15A, with product MGIQLTGLAHAKQKLQRTLSGRIGNALAATSNVPKGHIAVYVGEGNRKRFVIPITYLNHPLFQDLLNRAEEEFGFNHPMGGLTIPCSEEYFISLTTLLNCS from the coding sequence ATGGGTATCCAACTAACGGGACTAGCTCATGCCAAGCAAAAGCTCCAGCGAACCCTTTCAGGAAGAATTGGGAATGCATTGGCAGCAACATCAAATGTTCCTAAAGGCCATATTGCAGTTTATGTTGGGGAAGGCAACAGGAAGAGATTTGTGATTCCGATAACTTACTTGAATCATCCTCTGTTTCAAGACCTGTTAAATCGAGCTGAGGAAGAATTCGGATTCAACCATCCAATGGGTGGTCTCACAATTCCATGCAGTGAAGAGTACTTCATCAGTCTAACTACATTATTAAACTGTTCATAG
- the LOC18607647 gene encoding auxin-responsive protein SAUR21, producing the protein MGFRLPRIVCAKQRLTRTLSFSENTPVSKGHFAVYVGEAQKKRFIVPISFLKDPSFQNLLSQAEEECGFNHPMGALTIPCNEEAFIDLTCSLQSS; encoded by the coding sequence atgGGTTTCCGCTTGCCTAGAATTGTTTGTGCCAAGCAGAGGCTAACACGGACTCTTTCATTTTCAGAGAACACACCAGTTTCCAAAGGCCACTTTGCTGTTTATGTCGGAGAAgctcaaaagaaaagattcaTTGTCCCAATTTCATTCCTAAAGGATCCTTCCTTCCAGAATTTGTTGAGTCAAGCTGAAGAAGAGTGTGGATTTAATCATCCTATGGGTGCTCTTACAATCCCCTGCAACGAAGAAGCTTTCATTGATCTCACCTGCAGTCTGCAAAGCTCATGA
- the LOC18607644 gene encoding auxin-responsive protein SAUR21, whose translation MASRTPGIIKAKQFVRSILLSPETTDHVPRGHFVVYVGETQKKRFVVPISYLKHPSFQILLVQAEEEFGFDHPIGSLNIPCIEEVFLDITCSL comes from the coding sequence ATGGCTTCCCGTACGCCTGGGATTATTAAAGCTAAGCAGTTTGTACGGAGCATTCTTTTGTCCCCCGAGACCACTGATCATGTGCCTAGAGGCCATTTCGTTGTCTATGTTGGAGAGACTCAAAAGAAGAGATTTGTTGTTCCAATCTCATACTTGAAGCATCCTTCATTTCAGATCTTGCTTGTTCAAGCTGAAGAAGAGTTTGGGTTTGATCATCCTATAGGGAGTCTCAACATCCCATGTATTGAAGAAGTCTTCCTCGATATCACCTGCAGTTTGTAG